CCCTCTTTAAAGTTTAATCCTAAAACCTACATTATATTAGTCCTATGTTTTAACCATTGTGAGGGTAATTGTGTATATATATCTTTTGCTAATTTAGACATAACATTATTTCAAGTtaatttacataaaaataaagttttaaagattaggaaaaaagaaaagaaaaaagaaagaaaagaaacacATGCATTGAAATAATGGTAGGACACTTATACAGCCCATCCCATGCTCCTACTTGACCTCTCACATTCTATTATAATagttaatttagtttattttacaaTACAATGATAATTGATCATATACTTAAGTTGCAATGCAAAATTTAGACAtttaactttttttctttttatttttgttaaaaaaataattaaaatttcatatttctaaGTGTCTGTATGTCTGTTTCCTTAATTATACACCTATGACAAATTATTAAGAAAACAGACACATGGGTCAAGATTAATTAAGAAACCACTAATTCTAGTGTTAATTTTgggatttatttttaaattaattaccTCAGAGAACTGAGTTTTATCCTTCATAGAGGAGTATATGGTTGGAAACACCCCATGACCGCCATACGCGAAGGCATATATGCTGAGAGCCGTTGGAATTCCGCCCAAACGAAACAGCTCTCCTTTGGCAGAAAACCCCACACTATCAACTACACCAACCCATAATATGGAgcttataataataacaattgcCACAATCCCACCTGCAGAGATGAAGGAAAGCATGCTCAGATCTTTCAGCCACATGGTGGGCAAGATTGCCAGCCCTGCAAGAACTGTGGAAAGTTGTTTTCCTCTTATGTTATGTTCTCCCAATTTGAACCCTGCATTCGGGAACAACTTGTGCAGGTTGTCACTTTCCAATATCAAGAACCCTGTCGATACCAAATAGGCCGctgaataaataaaaattgatacGATAATTCGTCCTTTACGGCCAAATGCATGCCAGCCGATGTCAGGATAGGTTTTAATCGATGAGTTCGAGTCCATGCACCGTTGGAGCAGCAAGGCTGTGTAGCAAGTTATGAGAGCGACGCCAAGGAGAAGAACAAGAGTTATCCACCCACCTTGAGCTAGTGTATACGGAAGTGTTATTATTCCAATTCCTGGAAGTGGCCACAGTTAATGTGTAACATTAGATATATGCAAATAATCAGCGTAGAAgtttggaaagaaaaaataaaataaaggtgcGTAGCAGAGCCGTAGAGGTGGAGAGCAACCACACAAGGCATTGAATCCATTGAAGCAGCTTTTGAGGAAGGTGGTTCCTTTGCTTCCCGAGGTTGAATGGGGCAGTTGTTCTTCCATGTCTACCTTGATCCCTTCGTGTGAATAAAAAGTAATAGAAAACTCAATTAGAGAGGTAAAAAATTAAAAGTGATGAAAACTGTTTGAAGGCAGTGCGGTTCCTTGTTCTCATAGTTTTGAAATTACTGTTAATGTATCAATCTACCTTCAAGCTAGTACATCCCGCATAGTttctactttctctctctctctcgctcataCTTTCTATTGTCAAAAACCTATAACAATTAAATGCCATGATGAGAAACTTCACCAAATATTTGTTACAATGAAATTAATTGAATCGGTTGGAGTCTGGGAgtgcaataaaataaaaatttatataaaaaagtaTGTAAAAATATGAGGGTTATCTCTATGAATTTTTTTAATCCGAGTTAAAAAAATTAACTGATATACCCTAAACAATACCAAGGTCAAAGGATCAATCTCTCATAGGGGAGAATTAAGACGTAATAACAATCAAGGTCATCAACACTGAAAGACAGCTACTGAGAATGGGTCAAATGTCATAAAGGCCATAGTGACTCACGCACGTGCCATAACAACTGGTGTCAACTCCATAAAGGTCGAAGCGATTTACGCTTGCGTCATAACTCGCAAATAAATGACATTACATCCTCAGGTCAAATTTCTCCGCTATAAATAGGGGACTAGGGTGGAGAGGCTAAAGTATCTCATTTATAACCACACTTTACTATTGCTTCATACCTCTCAaagccaatccctgacttaggcatcggaatACACCCCGGGTCCTCAAAGTCTTACTTCTTTTTCTATCCTTTTCCGGAGATCTAGATCAGAAGGTCCACTAGAGGTTCTTCAACTTTTTATCCCACGACATTAAAAATTAAACTTGTGGCATTATATATTCATTCAAATTCTTCTCAATGTTAAAAAAGTCATTTAACTcaaatttatgtttattttaataatttattttatgtcAGTCATCATGCACTAAAATTTTAATATGTGAACATGTAGACACCAAATTTGACACTTTCGGTGGTAGTAGgtttcataaaatattattatttttgttctaTTTTAGCATTAGTGcataataatttgcataaattatTATTCTTTCTATTCCATgttcataaattttaattttaaaaaatatttacaagGAATATTGATTCTTCTACGTAATATTTAGGATCCGCAAATTATTGGATGACATGATAGTGGAAATTTAGACCCATACGTGAGGTATGTTTTTTGGACATCACTTTAGTAGCATGAGctcaaataataatataacattttaTGACTATAAGATTCCAAATAAGCtctaagttttcaaaattaatcccattttcaattttaatttcaatttttaacaaatgataaaaattacaaataaaggATGTAAGTCTCTTATGAAATTTTATGAAAtgttaataaatattataatgcAAGATTTAAGATTGAatgttataaataaaatacattaatAACATGTATGTACGAGATGCAACAAATTAAACTTGTTCAATTGATATAAATGACATTCATAATTTCgttaaatattattttgaatatGAGTATACAAATAATTCAGAtataaatgaaaaaattaaatgTGAAAGTTAATATGTAACTtcaatttttcatacaatttcaaTTGAAGCTGTCATTCATTCTCTTTTTTTAAGAAACtttagttttaattaaaaaaatttatgcaaggAGAGATCTAATCtaattttaaatatcaaaattatttaggagaaaaaaaaaattttcttaattatttttaacaaaaaaatcactaaaattttaggattttgaaaattttggatgACTAGTAGAAAGTTTGATGGAAATTTTATAAGATGAAAAATACTTACCATTTTAAATCTAAAGGGTGGGGAAAAGTAAAAAAGTTCACAATTTTCTGAAGATTTAAGATTATAATTCCAAATCTTATGTGAAAGAACCATTCTTTAGAAGTATTTATCTTTTAGTTTTGTGGACTCCAGTAGTACTTTGTCTttgttgttttttaatttttgctatttttttttttacagctttattatactaatattttttttatataactaatACTTTTATaagattattttagaaaattataaGTAGACACCGAAATAGGAGAATCtcaacacacacatatacatgcacAACACACTACTAACGGATAAAACACATTCAAAGTGTGTGTAATATGCTTTCTTTtgatatatttcaaaataattacttCAATAATATtaatgtaatttaattttttcgTGTGAACCAGCACTATTTTAAGAtgtcaaaaatatattttaactatAGAAAATATGACTTAATAACGACTCAGTTATTTATGGCATAAATTAGTATagtacagatatatatatatatatatatatatatatttatgtgtgtgtgtttgtgagtgtgtgtgtgtgtgtgtgtgtgtgtctaagtGTGTTATACATTAGTCATAGAATGACATAAATTAGTATAGTACAGATAcgtatatatttatgtgtgtgtgtgtgtctaagCGTGTTATACATTAGTGATAGAAAACGTAGTAGTTTTTGTATTCCCATTATCATTATAAGTACAATTATTTTTTTAGATTAGCTATAGGGTATGCAgtagctagtttttttttttccccatttgcTACTTGGATAAAAAGTGAACAataaagtcaacaaattttctcTATATGTGCTTATATATAGACTACATAAGATGGTGAAGAACCCTcgtaaatcaattaaataatgcTTAAAAGAACTTAATCATGTTCTAACTACGTCTTTAGTCTATCCTTATTCTATGAGTGATTCACATAGGGGAGTGTCATAAGCCACGCTTATTTAGGACATTATGCTTACTTGTAACTATTTATATTTTGTGCATGAAATGGATTACCATCCTGTAAATACttgtatatgatttatgttttagtGTAAAATGGGATCATATGACTCCTCAAACAAATTGATATTTCCTAGTATCAAAGATAAAATAGCATATAGAACTCTTCAAGAGAGGGTGAGTGTTTATTAGTCTTGAAAAACTCGCTAGCATTTGTTAATCATATTTAACCTACATGCTTCCCTTGCTAATTAAATTCACTTTTTTTAAGGTGTCCATTTATGAATGACACTACATCAATGTATACTGCCtgtttgccatttttttttttattaattacttACTAGTTTTGCTAACTTTACATTCATCTCTTGTGGATGTGATTCTATGGTTATCATTGGCTaactaattaaaaaatattacttTAACTAGTATTGTACAACCCatcaaaggtgtgaaatatttgaCCTATAATAGTTGGTATTAGAGTTTGGTTTATTGCTATCGAATTCAATTCCCTTCATTGTGAGATTGTGTTAAGCATTGCGTGATTTatggtataatcccaagagtAGGGGCAAATTGGAAGTTTTAAAGATTCTAAGTCAAGTATTCCCCTAATTTTGAAAAcgacaaccagtattacacaagcgTAGGGTTTTTCTAAACAATCACAAATCTAATCAGGTATTccaatatgaaaatatttaaatcatgcacaataatcacaacaagataaatacaaatatacaaGTACTGAAAATTAAGAGCTTAGGGAAAGAGAATTCAAACACAGATTTGATAggatttgtgtattcccaagaggggggtgaattaggtattttaaaaatcttcgTAGGTTAAATAAAAACCACAatcagtattatgcaacctagggtttttctaaagaATTACCATTTCCACACATAtaaatattatgtaaatatttaaatcatgcacaataaATCAAATATAGCATTCAAGTCTGGAAATTTGAAGAGATACGGGAAGAGAAAGACAATATTTTTATCGAgattcagccaaaccagcctacctCCCCGCATTGGGCCAACCACCCAAAGATTtcactatttgctcacttaaccaggtggagcGACGTCGTGTACAATTACTCCTTGCAAGGCGtagtctccctaactcacttaccAGGCGGAACCAAACCATTTCCCCTTACAGGGCggatgttgaccctatgggtcgcacccggttttgataatgacaaatactttttgtatttgatgactttcaagtttttgtgtaagatcatactaactggatcatattgatagcatgcagcaacttgaagaattatggaattatgaagacccgacatatatatatgtatatatatatatatatttaatattattgggtctgtaataatttacatTCAAGGGTcagtaataattaatgtcttacttgcatggtaggatagaaaagctcaagaccatagatggaccttagggatcaccctttggtcaaccgatgccagatttttagggtatatgctcaaatgTCTTAGATCGACAATAGGACCCACGATATTGCATGAAAATAGCTcccatattttagggtttattatcatgtgaatatgggtaattttataagaagaaaaatactgaaatgcacaaaaagggcatgttcagtcgactgaacttctacACGCAGAaagcttcagtcgaccgaaacacCACCGAgtcattcggtcgaccgaccgagAGAATATATACAAgccctagtcaaccaaacttccctaggtcaacatattgactctTCAGTAGACCGAccagaaaatgaactccaacgctctAATTGACCGAACATCCTCGGGAGAAGCCCCAACCTCCCAGTCCACTGACCTatctagttcaaaatcacctgatcgaccgaactgcGCGGAATTGAAAAGTTGCCCTTGAGACccttagtttggtcgaccgaactcctagtTCAATTTTTGCATGGTTGGCCGAACTCTatcatttggtcaaccgaacctcaagtttggtcgaccagtgctctcggccTGGACATTTTTTTTACcgaagttaaattttttaaacagagttaactatgctaaaatgttttaaaacaatactaatagTACCCTGCATGTCCTAAAcaggttataattttggggaactctatatatataccccctcatttgaaaaaattaggaaaagactagcaaaacaattagcaaattttctttgattttcaaaacatctatttctcacattcaagcttcatttcttcattcttactcatcctcattgcaaaccttgctgagtaagagtgttattgagagtttctagttaagcttacacttccattagttctagttgattgacaTACATTTCTATTCGAGAGTAAGCatgagtttttctaggagactttaaTAATAAGTCTTTCGTAGGAAAACtttgtagagcttgtgagttttgcatcatcatttcaatactcaagagttcgtattactttttgtttatgaaataaattctttttgaaTCGTTGTCAAATATCccgtgtgcttatttttgagaaaaatacttttgggatatttgctTTTGAAAATCTTCattattgtaccttttgattgataatattatcttgacacaatGATCAAAGAATTTTTACaaactgatttcaaatatcttgtgtggtttattgtgagaaaaatagttgttgaggatatttgaagcatgcttgagatctttgttgctgcattgtgattgatactattattttgacacaaagatcctttcACATACACTCTTATGAACTGATTATcgtatttgcattaatctttgagagtagacattaagactacactgaaCTTATCGGATGTTATCATTTGGTAGTatgcattgatttgtgatattgagTTATACGAGTGAACATATTTGCTtatgaagaagcatatttccatgtacaaaaattttatatcatttgttgtattttaggcatgagccgaaagagggagactagccctgtggaatagtcccgaattggcttagacccgattaagaaagTTAAGTGCACCACCCTGGCAAGGCGTGTTGTGTTAAGTGCCGCTCTGCTCGTttaagtgagctgtagtggaatcattgtgctggtgtagccaaggcagggacataagcACTTTGGCATAGCCTCGATAAAATATTGTGTGTATCGTTTACTTTTTATGCACTTTgttttactacacgtgtatgtttatttattgattgcatagactgaccctaggttgtgtaatactattgttaaaccAATTAACCttggcgataatttttaaatacccaattcacccccctcttgggagtgcaccaaagctaacagtgaAGTCTCTCCAGCTCAATTTACTAGGCTTAACCAAACTGGTTTTTCCTTACAGggcagagtctccctaactcaatcATCGAGCCGAACCAAACCGATATAAAGAAATAATATTTTTCGTACAATAATATGTTTCTCAAATAAGTTAAGATatacaatatgaagctcaatgcactcttatatgatatgaaatatgctcaatagagtatgggtatttttattaataatactTTGCAGtctttgaataaaatgtatatgataaaagtttcaaagatttaaaccgaaataagtatttctccaaaaatatatttcaataaaaagtaggacaacctagggttttgctttcaaaacAATTTTCTCAAGAACAAAATACAAAAGACCTTTCAAACAAAGATATGTAGCTGAAAATATGCTGAAGGAATTCTTGGCTTACCCaaagattttcccaaaaatgatattcaaaaatatagctcaagtgaagttagggtttttgctcaaaaagatttttgcaataaaaacacaatgaacttttgaatcttgcaatgtgATGTATATAGATTCACAAGCTACaaaagtttctccaaaaatatttatcaagaaaatatatgggagaaactttAAACTtaatctcaaaaatgattttcaaaataaagggtTGAGAGTAAGACTAGGTGCTACgaaaaaacaaatgcccaaataaatgATTCTTTAAACAATCCTTAAGAGCAATGAATTTGCGGATGAAGAGAgtaaaagaaataatcaaaactctcttagaaaaatatttttcaactaataataaagagagtataAGAAATAAGgcacaaaatatttgagagaattttttgggCTAATCTCTTGcctaattatgcttatgaaagGGGCATATATAGACTTTCCAAGAGAAATGACAGTTAGGGGCACGaatggtatttttaaatttgtttaattaaaaattaaacacgttttagtgctgaaaaatagcctaacccgagaggttcgattgaccaagggcATCACCGGTCGGCTAGCCTTaggcaaaaattcaaaattttgtgaggttcggtcaactaaggaATAGACCGATTGGTTGACTTTGGCGATTTCCCAAACCTTTGTAGGTTTGGTCCACTGACCTAATGATTTGGTCACCTAGGCTTTGGATATCAGGCCTAAAATATATGAATGGTCGGCTGGGCTTAAAAGCCTTTCGACAGGTAAGTCGGCTGGGCACATACAAGCTTGGCCTATAAGCATCATCGGTTGATGGGGGGGCTTTTATGTTTTGAAATGGCTAGTCGGTCGAGCTTAGTTAAAATACGTTTTTGGCCTTTAGGCATGGCTGGTCGACTAAGTTGAATATAACTATGAAAGGGTCAATTGACTGAGGTCAGTTCAAAACCTAAgttttagccttattttgatcCAAAAGTGTATGAAAAACCTTTGTGAGAATTTAGCCATTTAGAAAAGGTTTTTCTATGAAAGTGAAAGTTGAAGTGTAGTCCCaaaaggtggggtgaattgggttattaaaattttctttataaacaTTTTGTGATTTCACAACCTTTTTAGTAATCACACGATAATACTTAGATATTTAACCAATCCACAAACCACACTTAATCTTAATACAAACAAATAACAACCAAAAAAT
The Malania oleifera isolate guangnan ecotype guangnan chromosome 13, ASM2987363v1, whole genome shotgun sequence DNA segment above includes these coding regions:
- the LOC131145867 gene encoding amino acid transporter AVT1I-like, encoding MEEQLPHSTSGSKGTTFLKSCFNGFNALCGIGIITLPYTLAQGGWITLVLLLGVALITCYTALLLQRCMDSNSSIKTYPDIGWHAFGRKGRIIVSIFIYSAAYLVSTGFLILESDNLHKLFPNAGFKLGEHNIRGKQLSTVLAGLAILPTMWLKDLSMLSFISAGGIVAIVIIISSILWVGVVDSVGFSAKGELFRLGGIPTALSIYAFAYGGHGVFPTIYSSMKDKTQFSEVYN